The Shewanella japonica genome has a window encoding:
- the rsxB gene encoding electron transport complex subunit RsxB, giving the protein MSSIVIAVIVLTVLALIFGLILGYASIKFKVEGNPIVEQVEALLPQTQCGQCGYPGCRPYAEAIANGDNVNKCPPGGTATMEKIASLMGVDPEPLNEVAQENIKKVAFIREDECIGCTKCIQACPVDAILGAGKLMHTVIAKDCTGCDLCVEPCPVDCIDMIPVEQNLKNWDWKLSRIPVTIVEGVQSPNREVKEESQC; this is encoded by the coding sequence ATGTCTAGTATTGTAATCGCAGTTATCGTGCTCACCGTATTAGCACTCATATTCGGACTCATTTTAGGTTACGCCTCCATCAAGTTTAAAGTTGAAGGCAACCCCATTGTTGAACAAGTTGAAGCGCTGCTACCGCAAACACAATGTGGCCAATGTGGCTACCCTGGCTGTCGCCCATACGCAGAAGCAATTGCCAATGGTGATAATGTCAATAAATGCCCACCAGGCGGCACTGCGACAATGGAAAAAATTGCCAGTTTGATGGGCGTTGATCCTGAGCCGTTAAATGAAGTCGCTCAAGAAAATATTAAAAAGGTCGCCTTTATTCGCGAAGACGAATGTATTGGTTGCACTAAGTGTATTCAAGCCTGTCCAGTGGATGCCATATTAGGCGCTGGTAAGTTAATGCATACCGTTATCGCTAAAGACTGTACAGGCTGTGATTTGTGTGTCGAGCCCTGCCCGGTAGATTGCATTGACATGATACCTGTTGAACAAAACCTTAAAAATTGGGATTGGAAGTTAAGCCGTATCCCAGTAACCATTGTAGAAGGTGTTCAATCGCCTAACCGTGAAGTAAAAGAGGAATCTCAGTGCTAA
- the rsxA gene encoding electron transport complex subunit RsxA — protein MTDYLLLLIGTVLVNNFVLVKFLGLCPFMGVSSKLASAIGMSMATTFVLTLASILSFLTNEFLLKPFDLNYLRTMSFILVIAVVVQFTEMMVQKTSASLHRALGIYLPLITTNCAVLGVALLNVNEDHNFIQSAVYGFGAAIGFSLVLVLFSAMRERLAAADVPLPFKGGAIAMITAGLMSLAFMGFAGLVK, from the coding sequence ATGACAGACTATCTCTTACTGTTAATTGGCACCGTGTTAGTCAATAACTTTGTGTTAGTAAAATTCCTTGGTTTGTGCCCTTTTATGGGAGTATCAAGCAAGCTCGCCTCAGCCATTGGTATGTCCATGGCGACAACGTTTGTGTTGACCCTAGCTAGTATTCTCAGCTTTTTAACCAATGAGTTCTTATTAAAGCCTTTCGACCTCAACTATCTAAGAACCATGAGCTTTATCTTGGTTATTGCTGTCGTCGTGCAGTTTACTGAGATGATGGTTCAAAAAACCAGTGCATCATTACATCGAGCTTTAGGTATTTACCTGCCACTTATCACAACCAATTGTGCTGTATTAGGTGTTGCCCTATTGAACGTCAATGAAGATCATAACTTTATTCAATCTGCAGTTTATGGCTTTGGCGCCGCTATTGGTTTTTCATTAGTGCTTGTTTTATTTTCAGCCATGAGAGAACGTCTTGCTGCAGCAGATGTCCCTCTACCTTTCAAAGGCGGCGCTATCGCCATGATCACAGCGGGTTTAATGTCTCTTGCCTTCATGGGATTTGCGGGGCTGGTTAAATAA
- a CDS encoding EAL domain-containing protein: MGLSKSFQLVLFVIFGLLLYRIYDLENKEMQRQGSIATEKYAEYVNQMSDWTGDGKSLYELLSQQFTFQFFQYIHESDSDKNFTFGLLAKTEGNFEDTIFKIELGHTKAFSQGRLQVRLSTSSVISASFVNLEKAATLTIVAYLLIMISFAILMAIHRRGIKYICDYVDNIPNLSFQAVETSRLRGSLKPIGVALEKSRIELKTSIGNFHKENDLLTKAAYQDPVTGFSTRRRFNDYLKTITDSDKQQFGVLCIIKAAELSSINQLHGREAGDDYLSKIATCIRQAAAKTGVNEYYRVSSSDFALFINDITVKEGEQFLVSLKRYLDEYAQTVDTDSIAHSGMVPFEQNCDSHALLTLADTAVSIAQTSGPNRYHILEKFSGNQQLGDDHWKVTINELINRKGIKFFQQPILPCNNQVDVYRELFARFYNSEGSNLPTASVIAMSERHGLNVDLDKMIVVHTLQLLNSNPSLTGNFGINISASSALQEVFVSWLRDILSSHRSTSARIVFELNESGMQKNVTASRRFVNEMHKVGAKVAIQHFGLGFSSFKFFREVKPDVIKLDSSYSENIDQDNNNKFFVRMIVDISRRIGIKVIATGVEKQDEKLTLEKMLVDGLQGYYIARPEIIAKTDK, from the coding sequence ATGGGTTTATCAAAATCTTTCCAATTAGTTTTATTTGTCATTTTCGGATTATTACTTTATCGGATTTACGATCTAGAAAATAAAGAAATGCAGCGCCAAGGTTCTATAGCGACTGAAAAGTACGCTGAATATGTTAATCAAATGTCTGATTGGACAGGTGACGGCAAATCACTATATGAATTACTTTCTCAACAGTTTACTTTTCAATTCTTTCAATACATACATGAAAGTGACAGTGATAAGAACTTCACGTTTGGTTTACTCGCTAAAACTGAAGGCAATTTTGAAGATACCATTTTTAAAATTGAGCTTGGCCATACAAAAGCATTCTCACAAGGCCGACTACAAGTCAGACTGAGTACAAGTTCGGTGATTTCTGCAAGTTTTGTCAACCTTGAAAAAGCAGCAACCTTAACAATTGTTGCTTACTTGTTGATAATGATTAGCTTTGCAATACTTATGGCCATTCATCGCCGTGGCATAAAATACATTTGTGATTACGTAGATAATATCCCCAACCTGTCTTTTCAGGCTGTTGAGACCTCACGCTTACGTGGTTCATTAAAACCCATTGGCGTTGCTCTTGAGAAAAGCCGAATTGAACTAAAAACCAGTATTGGTAACTTCCATAAAGAAAACGACTTATTAACCAAAGCCGCTTATCAAGATCCTGTAACTGGCTTCTCTACTCGTCGTCGATTTAATGATTATTTAAAAACGATTACTGATTCAGATAAACAACAATTTGGAGTGCTTTGCATTATTAAAGCCGCCGAATTATCAAGTATTAATCAACTTCATGGCCGTGAAGCTGGCGATGATTATCTAAGTAAAATTGCCACGTGCATACGACAAGCAGCAGCCAAAACTGGGGTCAATGAATATTATCGAGTATCGAGCAGTGATTTTGCGCTATTTATCAACGATATTACCGTCAAAGAAGGTGAACAGTTTTTAGTCAGTTTAAAACGTTACCTGGATGAATATGCTCAAACGGTTGATACCGATAGCATCGCCCATAGCGGAATGGTGCCGTTTGAACAAAACTGTGACTCTCATGCCCTGCTGACACTTGCAGATACAGCAGTCAGCATTGCTCAAACATCAGGGCCTAATCGTTACCATATACTCGAGAAGTTTTCTGGTAATCAGCAATTGGGCGACGATCACTGGAAAGTAACCATTAATGAATTAATTAATCGTAAGGGCATCAAGTTTTTCCAGCAGCCTATTTTACCTTGTAACAATCAAGTGGATGTTTATCGAGAGTTATTTGCCCGTTTTTATAATAGTGAAGGTTCAAACTTGCCCACAGCCAGTGTCATTGCCATGTCAGAACGTCATGGGCTAAATGTGGATTTAGATAAAATGATTGTGGTGCACACGCTACAACTATTAAATTCAAACCCAAGCCTAACGGGTAACTTCGGTATTAACATCAGTGCCTCATCAGCCTTACAGGAAGTGTTTGTGTCATGGTTACGCGATATATTGTCGAGTCACCGCTCTACCTCAGCAAGAATCGTATTTGAGCTTAATGAATCTGGCATGCAAAAAAATGTCACTGCCAGTCGCCGTTTCGTCAACGAAATGCATAAAGTGGGCGCAAAAGTGGCCATTCAACATTTCGGATTAGGCTTTTCTTCGTTTAAATTTTTCCGCGAAGTAAAACCAGATGTCATTAAATTAGACAGCAGTTACAGCGAAAACATTGATCAAGATAATAACAACAAATTCTTTGTCAGAATGATCGTTGATATTTCACGCAGAATTGGGATTAAAGTCATAGCCACAGGCGTTGAAAAACAAGATGAGAAACTCACATTAGAAAAAATGTTAGTCGACGGATTACAAGGTTATTATATTGCTAGGCCAGAAATTATCGCTAAAACAGATAAATAA
- the uvrB gene encoding excinuclease ABC subunit UvrB yields the protein MTDTVFNLVSDYSPAGDQPTAIKQLVDGLEAGVAKQTLLGVTGSGKTFTVANLIQTLGRPTIIMAPNKTLAAQLYGEMKEFFPHNAVEYFVSYYDYYQPEAYVPASNTFIEKDASVNAHIEQMRLSATKALLERKDVVLIASVSAIYGLGDPELYMKMLLHLRQGDFMGQRDIITRLGELQYTRNDIDLQRGTFRVRGEVIDIFPAESERDAVRVELFDDEIEQLSEFDPLTGQVTRRLARTTVYPKSHYVTPREKIIEATEHIKEELRERRQELLDNNKLIEAQRISERVQYDIEMMVELGYCSGIENYSRYLSGRAEGDGPPTLLDYLPANGLLIIDESHVTVPQIGAMYKGDRSRKTTLVEYGFRLPSALDNRPLKFEEFEQLMPQTVFVSATPSDYELDQSDGEVAEQVVRPTGLLDPEIEIRPVAIQVDDLLSEIPKRVAANERVLITTLTKRMSEDLTEYLDEHGVKVRYLHSDIDTVERVEVIRDLRLGHFDVLVGINLLREGLDMPEVSLVCILDADKEGFLRSERSLIQTIGRAARNVNGKVILYADTVTKSMEKAIGETERRREKQHAHNVKLGQTPKGVTKKITDVMDLGDPHRGNSKHKYTAFGKVAESEPQYDTATSKVQSVAELSQQIDELEKQMHQHARDLEFEQAAALRDQVKQLREQIILNS from the coding sequence TTGACTGACACAGTATTCAACCTCGTTTCAGATTATTCCCCCGCGGGTGATCAACCGACTGCGATTAAACAACTTGTTGATGGCTTAGAAGCGGGAGTGGCTAAACAAACGCTGCTTGGGGTAACGGGGTCTGGTAAAACCTTTACGGTTGCTAACTTAATTCAAACCTTAGGCCGCCCAACGATTATCATGGCGCCTAATAAAACCTTAGCTGCACAATTATATGGAGAAATGAAAGAGTTTTTCCCACATAACGCGGTTGAGTATTTCGTTTCATATTATGACTATTATCAGCCTGAAGCTTATGTGCCTGCTTCCAATACCTTTATCGAAAAAGATGCTTCTGTAAACGCCCATATTGAACAAATGCGTTTGTCTGCAACTAAGGCCTTGTTAGAGCGCAAAGATGTAGTATTGATTGCTTCAGTTTCTGCCATTTACGGTCTAGGTGATCCTGAACTTTATATGAAGATGTTATTGCATCTTCGTCAAGGCGACTTTATGGGGCAACGTGACATCATTACCCGCCTTGGTGAGTTGCAATATACTCGCAACGACATAGATTTGCAGCGTGGTACTTTCCGTGTTCGTGGTGAAGTAATCGATATTTTCCCTGCAGAGTCAGAAAGAGATGCTGTCAGAGTTGAATTGTTTGATGACGAAATTGAACAGTTAAGTGAGTTTGACCCGTTAACAGGTCAAGTCACTCGAAGATTAGCGCGCACCACGGTATATCCTAAAAGCCATTATGTGACGCCAAGAGAAAAAATCATCGAAGCGACAGAGCATATTAAAGAAGAATTAAGAGAGCGACGTCAGGAATTATTGGATAACAATAAGCTGATTGAAGCGCAGCGTATCTCTGAGCGAGTACAATATGATATCGAGATGATGGTTGAGCTTGGGTATTGCTCAGGTATCGAAAATTACTCTCGCTATCTTTCTGGTAGAGCTGAGGGGGACGGGCCGCCAACCTTGCTTGATTACTTGCCTGCCAATGGGTTATTAATTATTGATGAGTCACATGTTACCGTACCGCAAATAGGAGCCATGTATAAAGGTGATCGTAGCCGTAAAACGACGCTTGTAGAATATGGTTTTCGTTTACCCTCTGCATTAGATAACAGACCATTAAAGTTTGAAGAATTTGAGCAATTAATGCCACAAACGGTATTTGTGTCGGCAACCCCAAGTGATTACGAACTTGACCAAAGCGACGGCGAAGTCGCAGAGCAAGTCGTACGACCTACAGGATTACTTGACCCTGAAATTGAAATTCGTCCAGTGGCGATACAAGTCGATGATTTATTATCTGAAATTCCTAAGCGGGTCGCTGCTAATGAAAGGGTGTTAATCACGACCCTGACAAAACGAATGTCTGAAGATTTAACCGAATACCTTGATGAGCATGGGGTTAAAGTGCGCTACTTGCACTCAGATATTGATACTGTAGAGCGGGTGGAAGTGATACGAGATTTACGACTCGGTCATTTTGATGTGCTGGTAGGGATTAACTTACTTCGTGAAGGATTAGACATGCCAGAAGTCTCACTGGTGTGTATTTTAGATGCGGATAAAGAAGGTTTTTTACGCTCAGAACGTTCACTAATTCAAACCATTGGCCGCGCTGCACGAAACGTTAACGGCAAAGTTATCTTGTATGCCGATACGGTGACTAAATCAATGGAAAAAGCGATCGGTGAAACTGAAAGGCGTCGTGAGAAACAGCACGCTCATAATGTTAAATTGGGACAAACGCCAAAAGGTGTGACTAAAAAGATCACTGATGTGATGGATTTAGGCGATCCACATCGGGGTAACAGCAAACATAAATATACTGCATTTGGTAAAGTTGCAGAGTCTGAGCCTCAATACGATACCGCTACCAGTAAAGTACAAAGCGTTGCTGAGCTATCACAGCAAATCGACGAGCTTGAAAAACAAATGCATCAACATGCAAGGGATCTTGAATTTGAACAAGCAGCGGCGCTCAGAGATCAAGTTAAGCAGTTAAGAGAGCAAATCATCTTAAACAGTTAA
- a CDS encoding BCCT family transporter, which produces MKKNKDKYSIDNTDYTVGQDNIQKWGFDVHNPVFGISASLIGIFIIALLVLDPATSKAVLDGIKWKIIGAFDGLFMWSANIFVLFCLLMIISPFGKVRLGGEEAKTDYSRLSWVAMLFAAGMGIGLMFWAVAEPVAYFTGWYETPLGVEANTPEAAKLAMGATMFHWGLHPWAIYGVVSLSLAFFAYNKGLPLSMRSVFYPILGDRTWGWPGHIVDILAVLATLFGLATSLGLGAQQAASGFHHIFGIANGLTLQITIIFAVTLVAVVSVMRGIDGGVKVISNINMLMALALLVFVALVTFAVSMGTIPTTVMGYIENIIPLSNPIGREDEAWMHGWTVFYWAWWISWSPFVGMFIARISRGRTIREFMTAVLIAPTAVTIIWMSVFGGVGIDQVVNGVGALGEKGLTEVPLAMFQVFDELPIGNIISLLAVVLVLVFFVTSSDSGSLVIDSITSGGKVDAPAPQRVFWALVEGAIAAALVWVGGTEAIEALQAGAISTALPFTIILLVMCVSLIMGLRTEKR; this is translated from the coding sequence ATGAAAAAGAATAAAGATAAGTACAGTATAGATAATACCGATTACACAGTCGGTCAGGATAATATTCAAAAATGGGGCTTTGATGTCCACAACCCTGTTTTTGGGATCAGCGCTTCTCTCATCGGCATATTCATCATTGCCTTACTCGTTTTAGACCCTGCCACCTCCAAAGCCGTACTTGATGGAATTAAATGGAAAATCATCGGTGCATTTGACGGCTTGTTTATGTGGTCTGCCAACATTTTTGTTTTGTTCTGCCTGCTAATGATTATTTCTCCTTTTGGTAAAGTGCGTTTAGGAGGAGAAGAGGCGAAAACTGACTATTCAAGATTATCATGGGTGGCAATGTTATTTGCTGCCGGTATGGGAATTGGCTTGATGTTTTGGGCGGTTGCAGAGCCTGTTGCTTACTTCACAGGCTGGTATGAAACCCCGCTAGGCGTTGAAGCGAATACGCCTGAAGCAGCCAAATTAGCAATGGGCGCGACCATGTTCCATTGGGGACTGCATCCTTGGGCTATCTACGGTGTGGTGTCATTATCGCTAGCATTTTTTGCTTACAATAAAGGCTTACCTTTATCAATGAGATCGGTTTTCTATCCTATTTTAGGTGATAGAACCTGGGGCTGGCCTGGTCATATCGTGGATATTCTTGCGGTATTAGCCACTTTATTTGGACTTGCTACTTCACTGGGCTTAGGTGCTCAACAAGCGGCAAGTGGTTTTCATCATATCTTTGGCATTGCTAACGGGTTAACGCTACAAATTACCATTATTTTTGCCGTCACCTTAGTAGCCGTTGTGTCAGTGATGAGGGGGATTGATGGTGGTGTTAAGGTCATTAGTAACATTAATATGTTAATGGCGTTAGCCTTATTGGTGTTTGTCGCATTAGTGACGTTTGCGGTTTCAATGGGCACCATCCCGACAACGGTCATGGGTTATATCGAAAATATCATTCCCCTCAGTAATCCTATTGGACGAGAAGATGAAGCTTGGATGCACGGTTGGACTGTTTTCTACTGGGCTTGGTGGATATCTTGGTCCCCATTTGTGGGCATGTTTATCGCACGTATTTCACGCGGTAGAACCATTCGTGAGTTTATGACTGCGGTGTTAATCGCTCCAACAGCTGTTACCATCATATGGATGTCAGTATTTGGCGGTGTGGGCATTGACCAAGTGGTCAATGGCGTAGGGGCATTAGGTGAAAAGGGCTTAACTGAAGTGCCATTAGCCATGTTCCAGGTATTTGATGAGTTGCCTATTGGTAACATCATTTCGCTATTAGCAGTGGTGCTTGTTTTGGTGTTCTTTGTTACCTCTTCAGATTCAGGTTCACTGGTAATTGATAGTATTACCTCGGGCGGTAAAGTTGATGCGCCAGCACCACAACGTGTTTTCTGGGCACTGGTTGAGGGGGCAATTGCTGCAGCACTTGTTTGGGTCGGCGGCACAGAAGCTATCGAAGCACTGCAAGCTGGCGCCATATCCACCGCATTACCTTTTACCATCATTTTACTGGTGATGTGTGTGAGTTTAATCATGGGGCTTAGAACCGAGAAGCGCTAA
- a CDS encoding 3'-5' exonuclease, translated as MRNFANQEVLNWKVFLQNKALKSKDARLTHFYEANTYHGETQLKDIEFVALDFETTGLDAQQNSIISIGLVPFTLNRIACRQAKHWFINPEDKLQEDSIIIHGITHSDLKGAPDLLRILEQLLDQLAGKIVVVHYRRIERDFFDAALRSLINEGIVFPVIDTMQIEADIYQARPKQFLDWIIKPKPHSIRLANSRTRYNLPTYPPHDALTDAIATAELLQAQIRHHFSPETPIKKLWL; from the coding sequence ATGCGAAATTTTGCGAATCAAGAAGTGCTTAACTGGAAGGTTTTTTTACAAAACAAAGCCTTAAAAAGTAAAGATGCCCGCTTAACTCACTTTTACGAAGCTAACACCTACCATGGTGAGACTCAGTTAAAAGATATTGAGTTCGTGGCATTAGATTTTGAAACAACAGGATTAGATGCCCAGCAAAATAGCATTATTAGCATTGGGCTCGTTCCATTTACCCTAAACCGAATCGCATGTCGACAAGCTAAGCATTGGTTTATTAATCCAGAAGATAAACTACAAGAAGATTCAATTATCATTCACGGCATAACCCACTCAGATTTAAAAGGTGCGCCAGATTTATTAAGAATACTCGAACAGCTATTAGATCAATTAGCAGGCAAGATTGTAGTAGTGCATTACCGCCGTATTGAACGCGATTTCTTTGATGCTGCACTTCGCAGTTTAATTAACGAAGGCATAGTGTTTCCTGTGATTGATACGATGCAAATTGAAGCTGATATTTATCAAGCTAGACCTAAGCAGTTTCTTGATTGGATTATTAAACCTAAACCTCACTCTATTCGTTTAGCCAATAGCCGCACACGCTATAATTTACCAACTTACCCACCCCATGATGCACTCACCGATGCGATTGCTACTGCTGAATTATTACAAGCGCAAATTAGGCATCATTTCAGCCCCGAAACACCGATTAAAAAGTTATGGCTCTAA
- a CDS encoding DUF294 nucleotidyltransferase-like domain-containing protein, whose protein sequence is MEVELLEIRNFIRQYPPFDQLPEQALEEVSQSVEISYYRADSMIIEFADKIHDLFMIRSGVVEVYRRNGELYNRLDQGGLFGQMGLLTNNKVRYPAKSIKDTLLYCIPEKLFEAFCERYDVFADFVEVEGSIRLQQAVEDNNDDANSLTTSKVKTLVSGEPVTFATTTSIQQVAKIMSDENVSAAMIHNPNLPSEGGNSFVGIITERDLCAKVIAQGLDVNTQVDEIMSTELISLDHNAYIFEAMLMMLRYNVHHLPILKNKQPIGLIEVTDIIRYESQNSLLIVSSIFQQNSIDDLIVLSSQIKDCFVRMVNEDANSHMVGRAMSEIGRSFKQRLLELAEEKLGPPPIPYCFLALGSMARDEQLIVTDQDNAIILDNDYQEALHGEYFTSLATFVCDGLASCGYSYCTGNIMATNPEYRKTQTEWEECFTDWIEHPNAQALLNCSIFFDLYGVYGRPKWAEQLNAFILRKAKKNNRFLACLARNALNRTPPLGFFKDFVMEKDGRHNNSINLKRRGTAPLADLIRVHALAIGSQSQNSFDRLEDIIEAGILPPTKGKDLQHAMELISLVRIRHQALDIEADQEPDNNIEPENMSGFERRNLKDAFLVLSSAQNFLKFRYSANSMQG, encoded by the coding sequence ATGGAAGTCGAACTATTAGAAATTCGTAACTTCATCCGCCAATATCCTCCTTTTGATCAGCTACCTGAACAGGCGTTAGAAGAAGTCTCGCAAAGCGTTGAAATTTCTTACTATCGTGCTGATAGTATGATCATTGAATTTGCAGACAAAATACACGATTTATTTATGATCCGAAGTGGCGTTGTAGAAGTGTATCGACGCAACGGTGAGTTATACAATCGTTTAGATCAAGGCGGTTTATTCGGTCAAATGGGCTTATTGACCAATAATAAAGTCCGTTACCCTGCTAAGTCGATTAAAGACACCTTACTGTATTGTATTCCTGAAAAATTGTTTGAAGCATTTTGCGAACGTTATGACGTTTTTGCGGACTTTGTAGAAGTTGAAGGCAGTATTAGATTACAGCAAGCAGTTGAAGATAATAACGACGATGCAAACTCGCTAACCACCTCAAAAGTTAAAACATTAGTCAGTGGTGAGCCCGTCACGTTTGCGACAACCACCAGCATTCAGCAAGTGGCAAAAATCATGTCTGATGAGAATGTATCAGCAGCCATGATCCATAATCCTAACTTGCCAAGTGAAGGCGGAAACAGTTTTGTCGGCATCATCACTGAACGAGACTTATGTGCCAAGGTTATCGCTCAAGGGCTAGATGTAAACACCCAAGTCGATGAGATCATGTCGACAGAATTAATCTCACTTGATCACAACGCTTATATTTTTGAAGCCATGTTAATGATGCTTCGTTATAACGTGCATCACTTACCTATCCTCAAGAATAAACAACCAATAGGTTTAATTGAAGTCACTGACATCATTCGCTATGAATCACAAAACAGCCTGTTAATCGTTAGCAGTATTTTTCAGCAAAACAGTATTGATGATTTGATCGTACTTTCAAGCCAAATTAAAGATTGCTTTGTTCGCATGGTGAATGAGGATGCAAACTCCCACATGGTGGGTCGCGCTATGTCTGAAATTGGCAGGAGCTTTAAACAAAGGTTACTTGAACTTGCAGAAGAAAAATTAGGCCCCCCGCCAATTCCCTATTGTTTTCTTGCATTAGGTTCTATGGCGCGTGACGAGCAGTTAATCGTAACAGACCAAGATAACGCCATTATTCTAGATAACGATTATCAAGAAGCGCTTCATGGTGAATACTTTACATCCTTAGCCACATTTGTATGTGATGGATTAGCGTCATGCGGATATTCGTATTGTACTGGCAATATTATGGCCACTAACCCTGAATACCGTAAAACCCAAACAGAGTGGGAAGAATGCTTTACTGATTGGATTGAACACCCTAATGCACAAGCGTTACTTAACTGTTCGATATTTTTTGATTTATACGGGGTGTATGGTCGCCCTAAATGGGCTGAGCAACTCAATGCGTTCATATTACGTAAAGCCAAAAAGAATAACCGCTTTCTTGCTTGTTTAGCGAGAAATGCCCTTAATCGCACCCCACCGCTGGGGTTTTTCAAAGATTTTGTAATGGAAAAAGATGGTCGCCATAATAACTCTATAAATTTAAAACGCCGCGGCACAGCACCCTTGGCTGATTTAATACGTGTGCATGCGTTAGCAATTGGTTCACAATCTCAAAATTCATTTGATCGATTAGAAGATATTATTGAAGCTGGTATTTTACCGCCAACCAAAGGTAAAGATTTACAGCATGCAATGGAGCTTATCTCGCTTGTGCGTATTCGTCATCAAGCACTGGATATTGAGGCAGATCAGGAACCAGATAACAATATTGAGCCTGAAAACATGTCTGGTTTTGAACGCCGTAACTTAAAAGATGCTTTTTTGGTGTTAAGTAGCGCGCAAAACTTTTTGAAATTCCGTTATAGCGCTAATAGCATGCAAGGGTAA
- a CDS encoding antibiotic biosynthesis monooxygenase family protein: MTNIANTPKPPYYAVVFSSTRSDVDEGYSEVATQLVALAAQQPGFLGIESARENIGITVSYWSDINAIKQWKANSEHMLAQQHGRTKWYSDFKVRIAKVERDYGTL; the protein is encoded by the coding sequence ATGACCAATATTGCTAATACCCCTAAGCCGCCATATTACGCTGTGGTATTTTCATCAACACGTTCCGACGTTGATGAAGGTTACAGTGAAGTTGCGACCCAATTGGTAGCGTTAGCAGCGCAACAACCTGGCTTTTTAGGAATAGAGTCAGCAAGAGAAAATATAGGTATAACGGTGTCTTATTGGAGTGATATTAATGCGATTAAACAATGGAAAGCCAATTCAGAACACATGTTAGCCCAGCAGCATGGCCGAACCAAATGGTATAGTGATTTTAAAGTTCGTATCGCGAAAGTTGAACGGGATTATGGCACGTTATAG
- a CDS encoding IS110 family transposase: MNSKTNQNINIGVDTGKFQLDIYIRPLDIFFNVKNNEKGIKEAVNLIKKHHPERIVIEATGRLEMPFIMACAEANLPFVIANPIHIKRFAGAIGQKAKTDRLDAQLIAHYGDAIKPKLSTLKPDIMQAMSYLVSRRNQIMAMQTMEKNRLQILPKEVAMTIKPILTVFKNQIEKIEAKIVKLIESNPDYQAKNIILQSMKGIGKIAAASIISNLPELGYINNKEASSLVGVAPMNKESGRFKGQRKIQGGRHQVRTVLYMAMMSAIQSNPVFKETYQRLVEAGKPKKVAIIACIRKMVVTLNSMLRDGVMWEAPKA, translated from the coding sequence ATGAATTCAAAAACTAATCAAAACATTAACATCGGTGTCGATACGGGTAAGTTTCAGCTCGATATTTATATCCGACCACTCGATATCTTTTTCAACGTCAAAAACAATGAGAAAGGCATTAAAGAAGCTGTTAACCTCATCAAGAAACACCATCCTGAACGTATTGTTATTGAAGCAACAGGTCGCTTAGAAATGCCATTTATCATGGCCTGCGCTGAAGCAAATCTGCCCTTCGTTATTGCGAACCCAATACATATAAAACGATTTGCTGGTGCCATTGGTCAAAAAGCTAAAACAGACAGGCTAGATGCGCAGCTCATCGCTCATTATGGAGATGCGATTAAGCCTAAGCTATCTACTTTAAAGCCTGACATCATGCAGGCTATGAGCTATTTAGTCTCAAGACGCAATCAAATTATGGCAATGCAAACGATGGAGAAGAACAGGCTGCAAATTCTGCCGAAAGAGGTCGCGATGACCATCAAACCTATCTTAACTGTATTTAAAAATCAGATAGAAAAGATAGAAGCAAAAATAGTTAAACTCATCGAGTCCAACCCCGACTACCAAGCCAAAAATATCATTCTACAAAGCATGAAAGGAATAGGTAAAATCGCCGCTGCTTCAATCATCAGTAACCTGCCTGAACTTGGATATATTAATAATAAAGAAGCGAGTTCATTAGTTGGTGTTGCACCAATGAATAAAGAAAGTGGTCGTTTCAAAGGCCAACGAAAAATTCAAGGTGGACGGCATCAGGTCAGGACTGTTTTGTATATGGCAATGATGTCAGCCATACAATCAAACCCTGTTTTTAAAGAAACTTACCAACGTTTAGTCGAAGCCGGAAAACCAAAGAAAGTAGCTATTATTGCCTGTATTAGAAAGATGGTCGTGACGCTTAATTCAATGCTAAGAGATGGTGTGATGTGGGAAGCGCCAAAAGCTTGA